The region ACCGGTACAACATACTCCGATAATATTGATACCTTCTGTAGCGCCGGCTTTTACCGCTTCATCTTTTAGCTCTAAAGCAACGTCACAAATAAATTCACTCAGTAACGGATTATGACCATTTACGGCTATATTTACGGCATTTTCCTTTATTACGCCGAGATTGGCGGCAGTTACGACAGGCTGGGGCGTACCAAACAAGGCATCAGACAATTCAGTGGCAAGATACATTCCCGTGTAGTCGGCAAGAGCCGCTTTTAATCCCGCCAGCAGCAAATTGACGGGATCGGCATCAGTTCCCACATGCGTGCGGGCCATAATATCGGCAACAACCGCATCAATATTGTGGGGCGCAACACCCGCCCGGGATAATTTTTCCATACGTGAAGCCGGCACCGTCTTATCCAGCCAAACGCACGGAATGCCTTCATCCTGCCGGGAAAAATCCTCCAATGTCGCCTTGGCAACCTCTTTGGCAATCTGGTTGACGCTCTTTCCTTGTACGGAAACATTTACTTTTTCTGCAGCCTTATACAACTTATTTTCATCTTTAATTGTATAATCCGGTGCATGCCCTTCACTTATTTCCAAAAGGGTCTTGGCGATATGACGTCCATGATCGGAATGAGCTGCCGCACCAGCGGCAATACCCCGGATAAGATTCCGCGCGACAATGGTATGCACATCAGCACCGCACACGCCCCGGTCCGGACCGTCTCCCAAGGGATTAACCCTGCAAGGTCCTTTCCAGCAAAGTTTACAGCAAACCCCAAGTAAACCAAACCCGCATTGCGGCAATTGCGCTTCATATCTGTCCCATGCGGTATCAAAGCCAACTTTCCTGGCCACAGGCATTAACTCATTGACGCACTCATCACACGAGATTTTTCCTTTTTCAGTCATATTATTCCCCTCCACATTTAAATTAACCCTTGTTTGACCTTACTTGAGCGGCTTCTTTCCCGCGTTCTTCCAGGATTTTTTTACGATGAGCGTCCGTGTCTACCAGAAACATGGCTTTAGTTGGACAGGCCTGGATGCAGGCGCACGAGGCCTCAGCAATCTCGCCCGTCTTGTCGATGCAAAGATCACACTTTAGCGCCCTTGCTTTCTTGACCACCCGATTGGAAACGGTTTTCGTTTCCACTGTCATCCGTATCGCACCAAAAGGACACACCATGGTACATACCTTGCACCCTATGCAAGCCGCTTCACTGAGTTTTACCATTCCATCCGCATGATAGAGTGCCCCGGTCGGACATACTACGGCACAAGGCGCATTCTCGCATTGACGGCACTGTATCGGCATAACGAGATCCCCGGCCTGCACGACGGTAGTACGCGATTGTACCCGGCACCCCTGTTGCACGGCAGTAAATATATCTGTATTTTCATGGCTGATTCCGCAGGCTATTTCACAATTCTTACAACCTATACATTTTTCCGGATTTGCATAGACAAATCGATTTTCACCTGTTCCCACGATCATGACCCCCTTCTCCTGCTATTCGGCTTCAATGCTTTTAATATAAAACTCCTTGCCTGCGATGATCTCAACATTCCGTTGCGCACATTGAGGGCATTGAAAGCGATAATTCATTACCGTGAACTCCAGTTCACATTGCGCACATTTTCCCCGAATCGGCACGCGCTCAATAACCAGTCTTACTCCTTCCAGCGCCGTTCCCTCTGTGCACACTTCAAACGCGGCCTTGAATGTCATTTCTTCCACATTCGTCATGGTACCGATTGTCATGGTTACCTGAACAACTTTTTTTACATTGAATTCCGCCATTTTAGCATGCAATATTTTGAGCGTAGCACTGACAAGCGCCATTTCATGCAAGCCAACTCCCCCATTCTCAAAACTTATCTTTCGGTACATGAGATACAGGGATCAATACTACCCAAAATCACGGGAATATCCGCCAATTTGTTATAGGCCATCATCATGCGCAGCGCCTCCCAGTTCGGATAGGTAGGTACCCGCCATTTTAGCCGCTCGGGAATATCTGTGCCGCCTGTACGGAGGTAGTAGAGCAATTCGCCGCGCGGTGCCTCCGATTTGGCAATTGCTTGTCCTGCCGGGATTTCCGGCATATAGTCCAAACAGGTTGGACCCTCCGGCATAAGGCTTAAACACTGCTCAATCAAACCAACCGCTTCCCTGACTTCCCGCAACCTTACCAGTGCCCGGGAATAAACGTCGCCACCATGCTCCACGGCAACTTCAAAGGTCAGGTTTTCATAGGCTGCATAAGGATTATCGCTGCGTACATCACAGGAAAGTCCCGAGCCTCTTGCCACCGGACCGACTACACCGTATTCCACAGCCTTATCTTTGGGCAAGACACCAACGCCCTCGGTGCGTTTCCGGATTAAACTATTGGTTTTGTATATGGCAATCAGATCATCAACCGGCTTTTTAATCTTCTGCAAACAAGTTCGAATATACTGAGTCTGTTCATCTGTCACATCATAGCGCACACCGCCTATGCAGTTTGCCGACAAGTTCATCCGGTTTCCGTACACTGCCTCTTTGAGATCCTGTATCTCTTCCCGTACCTCCATGACCTGCATGAACAGCGTGTCAAACCCGATGATATGGGCAATCATACCTGTATTGAACAGATGCGAGGCCATTCGCTTGACCTCATCAGCAATGACGCGCAAATATTTGGCGCGTTCCGGTATCGAAATACCCGCAATCTTTTCTACTGCCATACAATACGTGAAAGGGTGGTTATTGGAACAAAGGGAACATACCCGCTCGGTAAACGTTATGTTTTGATAGATATTGCGCTGCATGGCCAGAAACTCCATTCCCCGGTGGACGTGCCCGGCATGAATGTCCAAACCGACAACAGTTTCTCCTTCCAGCTCCAGTTGAAAGTAAATAGGCTCCTCCAGCACGACATGCACCGGTCCAACAGGTATTTGGTAGCTGCTCATCGTTCCACCTCCTTGTTCTTTGACTGCATTACTCTTTCCCATAATGTGGCTGTACTATTTCCGTTCATTGCCTCCGATAACGGAATCATGAGATTATCGGCCATGTGCATATTTTCTTCCAGAAATAGTCTTTTAGGATTGGGATGATTGCGCACCCGGATATTATAGAGCTCCTGCATCTCTCTTTCCTGCCAATCGGCACTCTTTAAAATAGGGGTAATCGATTCAATTTCCCGTTGATCGCCCGGCAAACCGATAATAAATGTGCAATTTAAAACCCCTACGGCAAAATGATAGGCAAGCTCCACCCACCCGGGACTGTCACTCGTCGTAACCGATGCCGTTATGGCCATCACCCGGCCCTTCAATTCGGCAATCACTTTGGCTACCTTACAGATATCTTCAGCAACAGTCAGCTGAAACCAGCCGGTGGTAATACCTTTTTCATCCGGGTCCCAGTAAAACTCATACGCACTGCCAATACTTTCGCTAATTTTGCTTGTCAGTATCTCCGACAGGTGTTGTTCACTCACTTGGTCATTCCTCCTTTCTTAAGCGATTCCCCGGCCGGCACCGTTCACAAAGTTGAGCCAGAAATTCGACATTGGCCGTCTCTTTATAGGCTAACGCCAGCAATTCGGCGGCAACAGGAATCATTGGCTTACCGCAGCAAGAGCATGGAACATATTTGATAAACCCTTGTTCCACATAATTATATTTTTCCGCTTGGGAATGAGCAGTGTGATAATCTGCCGTCATCCGGATGGCTTTCGTAGGACAATAGTGCTCACACAGCCCACAAAAAGCACAGGTGTTATGCCATACGACAAAATGCAAGCCGCTTTTATCCTCAGCTTCTTTGATACGTATCGCATTGCCGGCACAAACGTGTTCACAGGTTCGGCAGGCTACACACGCCTGAGAGTTAAACCGTATTTTTCCTCGTAACCCTTTTGGTTCAAAAGTTTTCCCGAAAGGGTAAGGGTCAGTGGATGGTCCTTTAAGCAGATTTTGAATGACTGTTTTTAGATATGACCCCATACTCACCACCCCTATAATTTTGATTTCCAGATTTCTACAGCCTTAACGATTCCGTCAATGATTGCCTGCGGACGCGGCGGACAACCCGGAACATTCACATCAACCGGAATATAGGCATCCAGTGGTTCTTTAATCGCATAACTATCACGGAATACCCCTCCCGAAATAGGACAAATGCCTACTGCTACGACCACCTTCGGCTCGGGGATTTCATGATAAACATGCAGCACTTTATCGCGCATTTTATCTGTCAGCGGTCCTGTAACCAATACAATGTCGGCATGTTTGGGACTTCCGCAATATTTACAGCCAAAGCGTTCTACATCAAAACGTGGAATCAACGCCGTTGTCGCCAACTCTACGTCGCAGCCATTGCAAGAACCGGTATTGATACGGTAAAGCCAAGGTGACTGTATCGCAATTTTTTTTAATGCATTCTTCACGATTTTTCTCTTCCTTCCTTTTTACATACCATTGATTGCATACAAGGTTGCAAGCAAACTGACCACTGCCAAACCGGTAGGAACCTTCAAATAAAATTTGGCAGCTTGATCAATCCGCATTCTGCCGGTTGAGGCACGTACAATCGTAACGGATACAGTAACCAATACCACACATTTGACAAGAAACCAGGCCAGACTGATTAACCAAAACCCGTCTCCGGAGCCAGGGAAAAACAATGTGACCCCCAGCGCCGCCAGCACCATCATTTTTATGCCGCCCATAATCTTGAATAGGATTAAACCAGAACCAGAGTATTCTAAAATAGGCCCCTCCACAATCTCTGTTTCTGCTTCCGGGATATCAAAAGGTACTGTGCCAATAGAGCCTGGAATACAGCAGAGAAACGCCAAAAAGGCAGGAAGCATGGTAATATCTAAGAGCAACGGGCCAGTCTGTTGCTGAAAGCCAGTTATTTTACTTAGAGAAAATGTGGCCGCTTCTGTATAGAAGTGTCCTGCCTTGATGGCGACCGTCAACAACACGATTAAAAGTGGAATTTCATAAAACAGCGTAAGCATCATCTCGCGCGAAATCCCAACAGCCGAAAAGGGCGAACTGGATGATGATCCGCCAATGATGAGCGCCAAAGCCGGCGTAATTAGCAAATACAGCAGCACCAGCAAATCGGCCGATTGAGCAAGTCCTGGATATACCCCTGCAATAGGGATTAGAACAACAGCCATCATGATTCCGGCAAAACCAATCAAAGGCGCTAGCTGAAAAGCCCTTTGATTGGCAGTACGCGGAATCAAAACTTCTTTTTGCATGAGTTTTACCACATCGATGAAGGGCTGGTGCAAAGGAGGACCGACCCGCCGTTGCAAGCGTGCGTACAGTTTTCTATCAAGCCCCATTAGGAATAATCCGAATATCATCGCAAATAAGCCACCGGGAAAAATCAGTGCATGGAAAATCAGTCGAAAAACCTCCTCCATCACTTCACCTCCTTGTGTGTTGCTTCAGAGTGCAAATTGGCAGGCTTTTTGTTTATTGACGGAATAAAAATCTCTTGCAACGATTTTGTAAGCGTACTATACAAGTTTTCTGCTGAAACATGCATTGCCTCCGGTTCAAGACTCTTTACTCCGCAAGTATAAACTTCTGAAGCCCGGACGTTTCGGCTGCTCATCAAGTAAATGCCAAAACCCATCCCGCCGGTCAGCAGCAACAATGCTGTGATCGCGCCAGCCTGCCAGACCCCTAATGGTGTAATGACTGTCGTAAGGGTAAAGGAAATCTCGGGTATAGCCAGCATTGATTGAATCGCGGCAATCACCTGCAAGGGAATTCCGGGCATTATGCCAAACACAATACAAACTACAGACAGCAAGCCCATTGGTGCCAGCATGGTCCAAGGCGGATCTGTTACATGCGCAAACTTTGCTGAAGTACTGCCAAAGAAAGCGGAATGCATAAATTTTATAAAATAGGCAACTGTCAGCACACTAGCTACAAGGGAAATCATAGCCAGGCCTACATAGCCTTGCTCCATGGCCGCTTCATAAACCAACCACTTGGAAGTAAAGCCATTAA is a window of Sporomusaceae bacterium ACPt DNA encoding:
- the cooF gene encoding Iron-sulfur protein is translated as MIVGTGENRFVYANPEKCIGCKNCEIACGISHENTDIFTAVQQGCRVQSRTTVVQAGDLVMPIQCRQCENAPCAVVCPTGALYHADGMVKLSEAACIGCKVCTMVCPFGAIRMTVETKTVSNRVVKKARALKCDLCIDKTGEIAEASCACIQACPTKAMFLVDTDAHRKKILEERGKEAAQVRSNKG
- the hybF_2 gene encoding Hydrogenase maturation factor HybF produces the protein MHEMALVSATLKILHAKMAEFNVKKVVQVTMTIGTMTNVEEMTFKAAFEVCTEGTALEGVRLVIERVPIRGKCAQCELEFTVMNYRFQCPQCAQRNVEIIAGKEFYIKSIEAE
- the nuoH gene encoding NADH-quinone oxidoreductase subunit H, giving the protein MEEVFRLIFHALIFPGGLFAMIFGLFLMGLDRKLYARLQRRVGPPLHQPFIDVVKLMQKEVLIPRTANQRAFQLAPLIGFAGIMMAVVLIPIAGVYPGLAQSADLLVLLYLLITPALALIIGGSSSSSPFSAVGISREMMLTLFYEIPLLIVLLTVAIKAGHFYTEAATFSLSKITGFQQQTGPLLLDITMLPAFLAFLCCIPGSIGTVPFDIPEAETEIVEGPILEYSGSGLILFKIMGGIKMMVLAALGVTLFFPGSGDGFWLISLAWFLVKCVVLVTVSVTIVRASTGRMRIDQAAKFYLKVPTGLAVVSLLATLYAINGM
- the hycG gene encoding Formate hydrogenlyase subunit 7, translating into MKNALKKIAIQSPWLYRINTGSCNGCDVELATTALIPRFDVERFGCKYCGSPKHADIVLVTGPLTDKMRDKVLHVYHEIPEPKVVVAVGICPISGGVFRDSYAIKEPLDAYIPVDVNVPGCPPRPQAIIDGIVKAVEIWKSKL
- the ndhI_3 gene encoding NAD(P)H-quinone oxidoreductase subunit I translates to MGSYLKTVIQNLLKGPSTDPYPFGKTFEPKGLRGKIRFNSQACVACRTCEHVCAGNAIRIKEAEDKSGLHFVVWHNTCAFCGLCEHYCPTKAIRMTADYHTAHSQAEKYNYVEQGFIKYVPCSCCGKPMIPVAAELLALAYKETANVEFLAQLCERCRPGNRLRKEE
- the hycE_2 gene encoding Formate hydrogenlyase subunit 5 encodes the protein MSSYQIPVGPVHVVLEEPIYFQLELEGETVVGLDIHAGHVHRGMEFLAMQRNIYQNITFTERVCSLCSNNHPFTYCMAVEKIAGISIPERAKYLRVIADEVKRMASHLFNTGMIAHIIGFDTLFMQVMEVREEIQDLKEAVYGNRMNLSANCIGGVRYDVTDEQTQYIRTCLQKIKKPVDDLIAIYKTNSLIRKRTEGVGVLPKDKAVEYGVVGPVARGSGLSCDVRSDNPYAAYENLTFEVAVEHGGDVYSRALVRLREVREAVGLIEQCLSLMPEGPTCLDYMPEIPAGQAIAKSEAPRGELLYYLRTGGTDIPERLKWRVPTYPNWEALRMMMAYNKLADIPVILGSIDPCISCTER